Proteins encoded by one window of Rutidosis leptorrhynchoides isolate AG116_Rl617_1_P2 chromosome 7, CSIRO_AGI_Rlap_v1, whole genome shotgun sequence:
- the LOC139858051 gene encoding uncharacterized protein yields MSRNIDESSIRPPESSSSSKDTGNNDIGDFECNICFELAEDPIVTLCGHLFCWPCLYKWLHIHSHSHECPVCKALIEEQKLIPLYGRGKTQTDPRSKPVPDVEIPHRPAGQRPATAPAPDPNNLPNFGLGGFMPMGASARFGNFAVSAGFGGLFPSLLDMNVHGFQNPLHYGQRHAFGPRFSSGFHGAHHVHDIFHSRRGQRESNIVKTLLLMMGFVVILFMIL; encoded by the coding sequence TCATCAAAGGACACTGGTAACAATGATATTGGGGATTTCGAATGTAACATTTGTTTCGAACTAGCTGAAGACCCGATTGTTACTCTTTGCGGTCATCTTTTTTGTTGGCCGTGTCTATACAAATGGCTTCACATTCATTCTCATTCACACGAATGTCCTGTTTGTAAGGCCCTTATAGAAGAACAAAAGTTAATTCCTTTATATGGTAGAGGAAAAACACAAACTGACCCACGTTCAAAACCCGTTCCTGATGTTGAAATCCCGCACAGGCCCGCGGGTCAACGACCTGCTACCGCTCCTGCTCCGGATCCCAATAATCTTCCAAATTTTGGGCTTGGAGGATTTATGCCAATGGGGGCGTCTGCAAGGTTTGGTAACTTTGCAGTGTCTGCTGGTTTTGGTGGCttgtttccttctttacttgataTGAATGTTCACGGGTTCCAAAACCCGTTGCATTATGGTCAACGACACGCGTTTGGTCCAAGATTTTCGAGTGGGTTTCATGGGGCACACCATGTTCATGATATTTTTCATTCAAGACGAGGACAACGAGAAAGTAATATTGTGAAGACGTTACTTTTAATGATGGGGTTTGTAGTGATCCTTTTTATGATATTGTAA